The proteins below are encoded in one region of Micromonospora yangpuensis:
- a CDS encoding 30S ribosomal protein bS22 — protein MGSVVKKRRKRMAKKKHRKLLRKTRVQRRRLGK, from the coding sequence ATGGGCTCGGTGGTCAAGAAGCGTCGCAAGCGCATGGCAAAGAAGAAGCACCGCAAGCTGCTGCGCAAGACCCGCGTCCAGCGTCGTCGTCTCGGCAAGTGA
- a CDS encoding sugar phosphate isomerase/epimerase family protein — protein MTTRVPVLLSTSSVFPERTAAAFQMAAALGYDGIEVMVWTDAVSQDAGALRGLADHYGVPVLSVHAPCLLVTQRVWSPDPWERLRRSAEMAETLGASTVVVHPPFSWQREYARGFAEGVDQIAGRYEGIRFAVENMYPVRMAGRQFVPYVPGWDPTEVGYASYTLDLSHSAAAHTDALAMADRMGDGLAHVHLGDGTGEGRDEHLVPGRGNQPCAELLRSLAGRGFTGSVAVEVSTRGVRSRADRESDLREALDFARANLTAPSPADV, from the coding sequence GTGACTACCCGCGTCCCGGTGCTGTTGTCCACCTCCTCCGTCTTCCCCGAACGGACCGCTGCGGCCTTCCAGATGGCCGCCGCGCTCGGCTACGACGGCATCGAGGTGATGGTCTGGACAGACGCCGTCAGCCAGGACGCCGGCGCGCTGCGCGGCCTCGCCGACCACTACGGCGTACCGGTGCTCTCCGTCCACGCCCCGTGCCTGCTGGTCACCCAGCGGGTGTGGAGCCCCGACCCGTGGGAGCGGCTGCGCCGCTCGGCCGAGATGGCCGAGACCCTGGGGGCCTCCACCGTCGTGGTGCACCCGCCGTTCAGCTGGCAACGCGAGTACGCCCGCGGGTTCGCCGAGGGCGTCGACCAGATCGCCGGCCGGTACGAGGGGATCCGCTTCGCGGTGGAGAACATGTACCCGGTCCGGATGGCCGGCCGGCAGTTCGTCCCGTACGTCCCCGGCTGGGATCCCACCGAGGTCGGGTACGCCTCGTACACCCTGGACCTGTCGCACTCCGCCGCCGCGCACACCGACGCCCTGGCGATGGCCGACCGGATGGGCGACGGCCTGGCGCACGTACACCTAGGTGACGGCACCGGCGAGGGGCGCGACGAGCACCTGGTGCCCGGACGCGGCAACCAGCCCTGCGCCGAGCTGCTCCGGTCGCTGGCCGGCCGGGGCTTCACCGGCTCGGTAGCGGTCGAGGTCTCCACCCGGGGCGTCCGCAGCCGGGCGGACCGCGAGTCCGACCTGCGGGAGGCGCTGGACTTCGCCCGCGCCAACCTCACCGCCCCGTCCCCCGCCGACGTCTGA
- a CDS encoding response regulator transcription factor, whose product MSRVLVVEDEESFSDALSYMLRKEGFDVSVAPTGTSALTEFDRTGADIVLLDLMLPEMSGTEVCRQLRQRSHVPIIMVTARDSEIDKVVGLEIGADDYVTKPYSPRELVARIRAVLRRQTNEGGESGAPTLAAGPVRMDIERHVVTVDGAAVQLPLKEFELLELLLRNAGRVLTRGQLIDRVWGADYVGDTKTLDVHVKRLRSKIEPEPSAPRYIVTVRGLGYKFEP is encoded by the coding sequence GTGAGCCGCGTTCTGGTCGTCGAGGACGAGGAGTCGTTCTCCGACGCGTTGTCGTACATGCTGCGCAAGGAGGGCTTCGACGTCTCCGTCGCGCCGACGGGCACCTCCGCCCTTACCGAGTTCGACCGGACCGGCGCCGACATCGTGCTGCTGGACCTGATGCTGCCGGAGATGTCCGGCACCGAGGTCTGCCGGCAGCTGCGGCAGCGTTCGCACGTACCGATCATCATGGTCACCGCCCGGGACAGCGAGATCGACAAGGTGGTCGGCCTGGAGATCGGGGCCGACGACTACGTGACCAAGCCGTACTCTCCCCGCGAGCTGGTGGCCCGGATCCGGGCGGTGCTGCGCCGACAGACCAACGAGGGCGGCGAGTCCGGTGCGCCGACGCTGGCCGCCGGCCCGGTACGGATGGACATCGAGCGGCACGTGGTCACCGTCGACGGCGCGGCGGTGCAGCTGCCGTTGAAGGAGTTCGAGCTGCTGGAGCTGCTGCTGCGCAACGCCGGCCGGGTGCTCACCCGGGGGCAGCTGATCGACCGGGTCTGGGGTGCCGACTACGTCGGGGACACCAAGACCCTGGACGTGCACGTCAAGCGACTGCGCTCCAAGATCGAGCCGGAGCCGTCCGCGCCGCGCTACATCGTCACCGTCCGGGGCCTGGGCTACAAGTTCGAGCCGTAG
- a CDS encoding DivIVA domain-containing protein, translating to MDNQVGSGAVPPIRATPPTPHHPPAPPAGRRSPHDGWYRADSCPRLTITQIRNRHFRTVRRGLHPTDVYAHLHRVASELATTRHALTTATEENTRIKTALRTWQSQFTPGGNR from the coding sequence GTGGACAACCAGGTTGGCTCCGGGGCCGTACCGCCGATCAGGGCGACACCACCCACGCCGCACCACCCACCGGCACCACCCGCCGGACGCCGATCACCGCACGACGGCTGGTACCGCGCCGACTCCTGCCCCCGCCTCACCATCACCCAGATCCGCAACCGACACTTCCGCACCGTCCGCCGCGGCCTCCACCCCACCGACGTGTACGCCCACCTCCACCGCGTCGCCAGCGAACTCGCCACCACCCGCCACGCCCTGACCACCGCCACCGAGGAGAACACCCGAATCAAGACGGCGCTACGCACCTGGCAGTCCCAGTTCACCCCAGGGGGCAACCGATGA
- the phoU gene encoding phosphate signaling complex protein PhoU, with protein MRNEFHADLQTVSQLLVELAQEVRAAMRQATRALLTADRRAAEAVIAGDRDIDHRYRDVEERVCELLARQAPVASDLRAMITALHVAADLERMGDLADHVAKTALRRHPSPAVPAELRPVFTDMAGVADRMAEKIATVLASPDAELAAELDRDDDAMDELHKGLFGVVLGADWPYGVETAIDATLLGRFYERFADHAVNAGEHVVYLITGHPTPS; from the coding sequence ATGCGCAACGAGTTCCACGCCGACCTGCAGACCGTCAGCCAGCTGCTGGTGGAGCTGGCCCAGGAGGTACGGGCGGCGATGCGGCAGGCCACCAGGGCCCTGCTGACCGCCGACCGTCGGGCGGCCGAGGCGGTCATCGCCGGGGACCGCGACATCGACCACCGGTACCGCGACGTCGAGGAACGGGTCTGTGAGCTGCTGGCCCGGCAGGCACCGGTCGCCTCCGACCTGCGCGCCATGATCACCGCACTGCACGTCGCCGCCGACCTGGAACGCATGGGTGACCTCGCCGACCACGTGGCCAAGACCGCGCTGCGCCGGCACCCCTCACCGGCCGTACCGGCGGAGCTGCGGCCGGTCTTCACCGACATGGCCGGGGTGGCCGACCGGATGGCCGAGAAGATCGCCACGGTGCTCGCCAGCCCCGACGCCGAGCTCGCCGCCGAGCTGGACCGCGACGACGACGCCATGGACGAGCTGCACAAGGGCCTGTTCGGGGTGGTGCTCGGCGCGGACTGGCCGTACGGGGTGGAGACGGCGATCGACGCCACCCTGCTCGGCCGCTTCTACGAGCGGTTCGCCGACCACGCGGTCAACGCCGGCGAACACGTCGTGTACCTCATCACCGGCCACCCCACCCCCTCATGA
- a CDS encoding alpha/beta fold hydrolase, producing the protein MRLARGDGTIAYEVHGAGPLVVLAHGMGEDRASFRHLVPLLVRAGYRVASVDVRGHGESSPHWPSYAPAEVGGDLLAVVRTLGGPATLVGSSSSGAAVVFAAVEAPDLVDGIVQVAPFVAVPRPNLVRRLAQAVVLRSPRLFGRFHRTLFPAARPPDDAAYRARLVAGLRGRMAAVRGVVAPVAPHWTERAAAVRQPVLILMGTRDPDFGDPGAEARAARRRFRTAEARMIADSGHYPHADQPAATAAQLVEFLAVTTRRTR; encoded by the coding sequence ATGCGGTTGGCGCGGGGCGACGGGACCATCGCCTACGAGGTGCACGGTGCCGGACCTCTGGTGGTCCTCGCCCATGGCATGGGGGAGGACCGCGCCTCCTTCCGGCACCTGGTGCCGCTGCTGGTCCGGGCCGGTTACCGGGTCGCCTCGGTCGACGTACGGGGCCACGGCGAATCCAGCCCGCACTGGCCGTCGTACGCCCCGGCCGAGGTCGGCGGCGACCTGCTGGCCGTGGTACGTACCCTCGGCGGCCCGGCCACCCTGGTCGGCAGCTCGTCCAGCGGTGCGGCCGTGGTCTTCGCCGCCGTCGAGGCCCCCGACCTGGTCGACGGGATCGTGCAGGTGGCCCCGTTCGTCGCCGTACCGAGGCCGAACCTGGTGCGGCGACTGGCCCAGGCCGTCGTGCTGCGCAGCCCCCGGTTGTTCGGCCGGTTCCACCGCACGCTCTTCCCGGCCGCCCGGCCGCCCGACGACGCCGCGTACCGGGCGCGGTTGGTGGCCGGGCTGCGCGGGCGGATGGCCGCGGTACGCGGGGTGGTCGCGCCGGTCGCGCCACACTGGACCGAACGGGCCGCCGCCGTACGCCAGCCGGTGCTCATCCTGATGGGGACGAGGGACCCGGACTTCGGTGACCCGGGTGCCGAGGCGCGGGCCGCCCGCCGCCGGTTCCGCACCGCCGAGGCCCGCATGATCGCCGACTCCGGTCACTACCCGCACGCCGACCAGCCGGCCGCCACCGCCGCCCAACTCGTCGAGTTCCTGGCGGTCACCACCCGCCGCACGCGATGA
- a CDS encoding proline dehydrogenase family protein, with protein MLRSVILAASRSTRVERLVATAPFTRDVVRRFVAGEGTDDALRATRELVADGLTVTLDNLGEDVVTAEQAAATRDEYRTLLGVLRAAGLTPAAEVSVKLSALGQRVDEQLAYDNAKAVCVAAQEAGTTVTLDMEDHTTTDSTLDILARLREDHPSTGAVLQAYLRRTESDCRDLATAGSRVRLCKGAYKEPESVAYQAARDVDKSYVRCLNILMAGDGYPMLATHDPRMIAIGEDRARWFDRGPDRFEFQMLYGIRPEEQARLVAEGHTVRTYLPYGQDWYGYLMRRLAERPANLAFFGRALASKK; from the coding sequence ATGCTCCGTTCGGTCATTCTCGCCGCGTCCCGCTCGACCCGGGTCGAGCGGCTCGTCGCGACGGCCCCGTTCACCAGGGACGTCGTCCGCCGGTTCGTCGCCGGGGAGGGCACCGACGACGCGTTGCGCGCGACCCGGGAGCTCGTCGCCGACGGGTTGACCGTCACCCTGGACAACCTGGGTGAGGACGTGGTCACCGCCGAGCAGGCCGCCGCCACCCGCGACGAGTACCGCACCCTGCTGGGGGTGTTGCGGGCTGCCGGGCTCACCCCGGCCGCCGAGGTCAGCGTCAAGCTCTCGGCGCTGGGCCAGCGGGTCGACGAACAGCTGGCCTACGACAACGCCAAGGCGGTCTGCGTGGCGGCCCAGGAGGCGGGCACCACGGTGACCCTGGACATGGAGGACCACACCACCACCGACTCCACTTTGGACATCCTGGCCAGGCTGCGCGAGGACCATCCGTCGACCGGCGCGGTGCTCCAGGCGTACCTGCGGCGTACCGAGTCGGACTGTCGTGACCTGGCCACCGCCGGTTCCCGGGTCCGGCTGTGCAAGGGCGCCTACAAGGAGCCGGAGTCGGTGGCCTACCAGGCCGCCCGGGACGTCGACAAGTCGTACGTCCGCTGCCTGAACATCCTGATGGCCGGCGACGGCTATCCGATGCTGGCCACCCACGACCCGCGCATGATCGCCATCGGTGAGGACCGGGCCCGCTGGTTCGACCGGGGCCCGGACCGGTTCGAGTTCCAGATGCTGTACGGCATCCGACCCGAGGAGCAGGCCCGGCTGGTCGCGGAGGGCCACACCGTGCGCACCTACCTGCCCTACGGCCAGGACTGGTACGGCTACCTGATGCGCCGCCTCGCCGAACGCCCCGCCAACCTGGCCTTCTTCGGCCGCGCCCTCGCCTCGAAGAAGTAA
- a CDS encoding GntR family transcriptional regulator yields the protein MGGVALIGGTAPEPTWLSTLGRVCRTNRSRTQIKSGELKPGDKLPSTRDLAEAYQVHMNTASRALSLLHDRELITGQPGRGTYVAERPGR from the coding sequence GTGGGTGGTGTCGCCCTGATCGGCGGTACGGCCCCGGAGCCAACCTGGTTGTCCACGCTCGGAAGGGTTTGCCGAACCAACCGGAGCCGGACGCAGATCAAGAGCGGTGAACTCAAGCCCGGCGACAAGCTGCCCTCGACCCGGGACCTCGCCGAGGCGTACCAGGTCCACATGAACACGGCCTCGCGCGCGCTTTCGTTGCTTCACGACCGGGAGCTCATCACCGGGCAGCCCGGCCGAGGCACCTACGTCGCCGAGCGGCCTGGTCGGTAG
- a CDS encoding helix-turn-helix domain-containing protein, whose protein sequence is MAGSQSDGRLSDVRFLTVAEVATVMRVSKMTVYRLVHSGELAAVRVGRSFRVPEHAVHEYLRGAFQETA, encoded by the coding sequence ATGGCCGGATCGCAGTCCGACGGTCGGCTGTCGGACGTCAGGTTCCTCACCGTTGCCGAGGTGGCGACGGTGATGCGGGTGTCGAAGATGACCGTCTACCGGTTGGTGCACAGCGGTGAGCTGGCCGCCGTCCGGGTGGGTCGCTCGTTCCGGGTGCCGGAGCACGCGGTGCACGAGTACCTCCGGGGTGCGTTCCAGGAAACCGCCTGA
- a CDS encoding NAD-dependent epimerase/dehydratase family protein, producing MTPGAESGVPGVVVVTGVGRYLGAHVAARLAADPRVARVIGVDSAPPSAELAGVLDRVERVRVVPGDLGGLLGDLDVDAVVHLALVSAPDKQHGGRAAMKDQNVIGTMQLLAACQRAPRLRKLVVRSSTAAYGASFRDPAVFTEDTEPREVPRGGFARDILDIEGYVRGFRRRRPDVTATVLRFAPFIGSTADTTLTRYFSQPLVPTIFGRDARLQFVHFDDALEVLYRSIVEDHPGTYNVAGSGVLSLSQAIRRAGRVAVPVLEPGLSGAAALARSLGFGRYGLDQVDLFVHGRVVDTSRLEQEYAFTPRSTAAAFDDFIRAHQGGVLVTRDRLAAAEQSVLEGIRQVRAAVRERS from the coding sequence ATGACCCCCGGTGCCGAGTCAGGCGTGCCGGGGGTCGTCGTCGTGACCGGCGTCGGGCGGTACCTCGGCGCACACGTCGCGGCCCGGTTGGCCGCCGACCCCCGCGTGGCCCGGGTGATCGGGGTGGACTCGGCCCCGCCCAGCGCCGAGTTGGCAGGTGTGCTGGACCGGGTGGAGCGGGTCCGGGTCGTACCGGGTGACCTCGGTGGACTCCTCGGCGACCTGGACGTCGACGCGGTGGTGCACCTTGCCCTGGTCAGCGCGCCCGACAAGCAGCACGGCGGCCGGGCGGCGATGAAGGACCAGAACGTCATCGGCACCATGCAGCTGCTCGCCGCCTGCCAGCGGGCGCCCCGGCTGCGCAAGCTGGTGGTCCGCTCGTCGACCGCCGCCTACGGCGCGTCGTTCCGCGACCCGGCCGTCTTCACCGAGGACACCGAGCCGCGCGAGGTGCCGCGCGGTGGGTTCGCCCGGGACATCCTCGACATCGAGGGGTACGTCCGGGGTTTCCGGCGCCGTCGGCCCGACGTGACCGCGACGGTGCTGCGCTTCGCCCCGTTCATCGGCTCCACCGCCGACACCACGCTCACCAGGTACTTCTCCCAGCCGCTGGTGCCGACGATCTTCGGCCGGGACGCCCGGTTGCAGTTCGTGCACTTCGACGACGCGCTGGAGGTGCTGTACCGGTCGATCGTCGAGGACCACCCCGGCACCTACAACGTCGCCGGCTCCGGGGTGCTCTCACTCTCCCAGGCGATCCGCCGGGCCGGCCGGGTCGCCGTACCGGTGCTGGAGCCCGGCCTCTCCGGGGCCGCCGCGCTCGCCCGCAGCCTCGGCTTCGGCCGCTACGGGCTCGACCAGGTCGACCTCTTCGTGCACGGCCGGGTGGTCGACACCAGCCGGCTGGAGCAGGAGTACGCCTTCACGCCGCGCAGCACCGCCGCCGCCTTCGACGACTTCATCCGCGCCCACCAGGGCGGGGTGCTGGTCACCCGGGACCGGCTGGCCGCCGCGGAACAGTCCGTCCTGGAGGGCATCCGCCAGGTGCGAGCAGCCGTACGGGAGCGGTCGTGA
- a CDS encoding lysophospholipid acyltransferase family protein: MPDRPADDWDRRVAAGLAFLRKRLSGDYEVDEFGFDPELTGKVLHPLLRLLYRDWFRTEVTGMEHVPADTAGLVVGNHSGTVALDALILSAALHDQHPARRFLRLLGADLVFRMPVVSELARKSGATVACNPDAERLLGAGELVGVFPEGYKGIGKLYSDRYKLQRFGRGGFVSAALRTGTPIVPVAIVGAEETYPMLADIKPLARLLKLPYFPVTPTFPWLGPLGMVPLPSKWLIEFCPPIPTAHLRDAADDPLVVFNLADQVRETIQQTVHQLLERRPDPFGP; encoded by the coding sequence GTGCCGGACCGGCCGGCGGACGACTGGGACCGGCGGGTGGCCGCCGGGTTGGCGTTCCTGCGCAAACGGCTCTCCGGTGACTACGAGGTCGACGAGTTCGGCTTCGACCCCGAGCTGACCGGCAAGGTCCTCCACCCGCTGCTGCGCCTGCTGTACCGGGACTGGTTCCGCACCGAGGTCACCGGGATGGAACACGTCCCGGCCGACACCGCCGGGCTGGTGGTGGGCAACCACTCCGGCACGGTGGCGCTGGACGCGTTGATCCTCTCCGCCGCCCTGCACGACCAGCATCCGGCCCGCCGTTTTCTTCGCCTGCTCGGTGCCGACCTGGTCTTCCGGATGCCGGTGGTCTCCGAGCTGGCCCGCAAGTCCGGTGCCACGGTGGCCTGCAACCCGGACGCCGAGCGCCTGCTCGGCGCCGGTGAGCTGGTCGGGGTCTTCCCCGAGGGGTACAAGGGCATCGGCAAGCTCTACTCCGACCGGTACAAGCTGCAACGGTTCGGTCGGGGCGGGTTCGTCTCGGCGGCCCTGCGCACCGGCACCCCGATCGTGCCGGTGGCGATCGTCGGGGCGGAGGAGACCTATCCGATGCTCGCCGACATCAAGCCGCTGGCCCGGCTGCTCAAGCTGCCGTACTTCCCGGTGACGCCTACCTTCCCCTGGCTGGGGCCGTTGGGCATGGTGCCGTTGCCGAGCAAGTGGCTGATCGAGTTCTGCCCACCGATCCCCACCGCGCACCTACGGGACGCCGCCGACGATCCGCTGGTGGTCTTCAACCTCGCCGACCAGGTGCGGGAGACCATCCAGCAGACCGTGCACCAGTTACTCGAACGGCGCCCGGACCCGTTCGGCCCCTGA
- a CDS encoding CGNR zinc finger domain-containing protein, translating to MNFDAYARTGVDLVNARLDDLDTVRGLIPDENAWMRDEIADRDLTIFRRAQKRLRDVFEYGTAGRDAEAVAELNALLAAYPVQPRISGHDSSDWHMHVTGRGASVSAEYLAGAVWGLSVWLCEYGSARFGVCADERCGNVYLDTSSNCCRRFCSERCATRSHVAAHRARKRAAVGEQPTDSLTPAR from the coding sequence GTGAACTTCGACGCGTACGCCCGGACCGGCGTTGACCTGGTCAACGCCCGGCTGGACGACCTCGACACCGTACGGGGTCTGATCCCGGACGAGAACGCCTGGATGCGTGACGAAATCGCGGACCGCGATCTGACGATCTTCCGGCGGGCCCAGAAGCGATTACGTGACGTCTTCGAGTACGGCACCGCCGGGCGGGACGCCGAGGCGGTGGCCGAGCTGAACGCGCTGCTGGCGGCGTATCCGGTGCAGCCACGCATCTCCGGTCACGACTCCAGTGACTGGCACATGCACGTGACCGGTCGGGGCGCGTCGGTGAGCGCGGAGTACCTGGCCGGCGCGGTGTGGGGTCTGTCGGTGTGGCTCTGCGAGTACGGCAGCGCCCGGTTCGGGGTCTGCGCCGACGAGCGGTGCGGCAACGTCTACCTGGACACCTCGTCGAACTGCTGCCGGCGGTTCTGCTCGGAGCGCTGCGCCACCCGCTCCCACGTGGCCGCCCACCGCGCCCGCAAGCGCGCCGCGGTCGGCGAGCAGCCCACCGACTCCCTCACCCCCGCCCGCTGA
- a CDS encoding phosphoglyceromutase, which translates to MTASEGPTVGTLVLLRHGESDWNAKNLFTGWVDVDLTAKGETEARRGGELLREHDLLPDVVHTSLMRRAIRTAELALNAADRHWIAVRRSWRLNERHYGALQGKDKKQTLEEYGQEQFMLWRRSYDTPPPPIDDNDEWSQVGDPRYALLPTELMPRTECLKDVVERMLPYWYDSIVPDILAGRTVLVAAHGNSLRALVKHLDQVSDAEIAKLNIPTGIPLRYDLDAHLRPITQGGTYLDPTAAKEAAAAVANQGR; encoded by the coding sequence ATGACTGCTAGCGAAGGGCCCACCGTCGGGACGCTGGTCCTGCTGCGGCACGGCGAGAGCGACTGGAACGCCAAGAACCTCTTCACCGGCTGGGTCGACGTCGACCTGACCGCCAAGGGGGAGACCGAGGCGCGGCGCGGCGGCGAGCTGCTGCGCGAGCACGACCTGCTGCCGGACGTGGTGCACACCAGCCTGATGCGCCGGGCGATCCGCACCGCCGAGCTGGCGCTCAACGCCGCCGACCGGCACTGGATCGCGGTACGCCGCTCGTGGCGGCTCAACGAGCGCCACTACGGTGCCCTGCAGGGCAAGGACAAGAAGCAGACCCTGGAGGAGTACGGCCAGGAGCAGTTCATGCTCTGGCGCCGGTCGTACGACACCCCGCCGCCACCGATCGACGACAACGACGAGTGGTCGCAGGTCGGCGACCCCCGGTACGCGCTGCTGCCCACCGAGCTGATGCCGCGTACCGAGTGCCTCAAGGACGTCGTCGAGCGGATGCTGCCGTACTGGTACGACTCGATCGTGCCGGACATCCTGGCCGGCCGTACCGTGCTGGTGGCCGCGCACGGCAACTCGCTGCGTGCCCTGGTCAAGCACCTCGACCAGGTCTCCGATGCCGAGATCGCCAAGCTGAACATCCCGACCGGCATCCCGCTGCGCTACGACCTGGACGCGCACCTGCGCCCGATCACGCAGGGCGGCACCTACCTGGACCCGACCGCAGCCAAGGAAGCCGCCGCCGCCGTAGCCAACCAAGGCCGCTGA
- a CDS encoding Ppx/GppA phosphatase family protein, which yields MRLGVLDVGSNTVHLLVVDAHHGAHPWPAHSEKVVLRLAEQLGPDGALTEFGAESLVKAVAAARDSATALGAGELVAFATSAVRDATNAAEVLARVRDTTGVRLEVLAGDDEARMTFLAVRRWFGWSAGRLLVLDIGGGSLEIAAGIDEDPDVAVSLPLGAGRLTRDRLRITPDAAAPPSAEQVEQLRAYVDDLLDPVATRMAGVGWERPVATSKTFRTLARLAGAAPSGAGLWARRSLTRTGLRQVTGFIRHIPPAQLSALEGVSVGRSHQLLAGAVVAEAVMRRLGVDAVDICPWALREGVILRRLDQLGPM from the coding sequence ATGCGACTGGGTGTCCTCGACGTGGGTTCGAACACGGTGCATCTGCTGGTGGTGGATGCCCATCACGGCGCGCACCCCTGGCCGGCGCACTCCGAGAAGGTGGTACTCCGGCTGGCCGAACAGCTCGGCCCCGACGGGGCGCTCACCGAGTTCGGCGCGGAATCCCTGGTCAAGGCGGTTGCGGCGGCCCGTGACTCGGCCACCGCGCTGGGCGCCGGTGAGCTGGTCGCCTTCGCCACCTCCGCCGTCCGGGACGCCACCAACGCCGCCGAGGTGCTCGCCCGGGTCCGGGACACCACCGGCGTACGGCTGGAGGTGCTCGCCGGTGACGACGAGGCGCGGATGACGTTCCTCGCGGTGCGGCGCTGGTTCGGCTGGTCCGCCGGCCGGCTGCTGGTGCTGGACATCGGCGGCGGTTCGCTGGAGATCGCGGCGGGCATCGACGAGGACCCGGACGTGGCCGTGTCGCTGCCGCTGGGCGCGGGCCGGCTGACCCGGGACCGGCTGCGGATCACCCCGGACGCCGCCGCGCCGCCCTCGGCCGAGCAGGTCGAGCAACTCCGGGCGTACGTCGACGACCTGCTCGACCCGGTGGCGACCCGGATGGCCGGGGTGGGCTGGGAGCGGCCGGTGGCCACCTCGAAGACCTTCCGTACCCTGGCCCGGCTCGCCGGCGCGGCCCCCTCCGGCGCGGGCCTCTGGGCCCGGCGCAGCCTGACCCGGACCGGCCTGCGGCAGGTGACGGGTTTCATCCGGCACATCCCACCGGCACAGCTCAGCGCGTTGGAGGGGGTCAGCGTCGGCCGTTCCCACCAGCTGCTGGCCGGCGCGGTGGTGGCCGAGGCGGTGATGCGCCGGCTCGGCGTGGACGCGGTGGACATCTGCCCGTGGGCGTTGCGCGAGGGCGTGATCCTGCGCCGACTGGACCAACTCGGACCGATGTGA
- a CDS encoding sensor histidine kinase, protein MEWAVPVAVAVGLTVGLVAGLLLPRVRSTRRGRAASGATVRSGRDSIFGRGRPTIADDHQVEVSGLGRRTIDSLRAGVVVLGPDDVPVLVNPAARAMGLLRAGARPGTMAAHPLIRTLAGQVRRTGVRREIELDLPRGRATAGPDPLGVHLRAMGIGGGFVAVEAADVTESHRLARVRRDFVANVSHELKTPIGALQLLAEALLDATEPAGADVPDLSEDLVAARRFAERIQHESTRLGRLVQELLELTRLQGAEPQPPPEPVTVEWVFAEVLDRTRTSAAARRVDVQVEAEPGLTVHGSDTQLATAVANLVENAINYSAEETVVRVVACAADDDIRIAVTDQGIGIAPNDVDRIFERFYRADQARSRSTGGTGLGLAIVKHIASNHGGRVEVSSTLGGGSTFTLRLPARPPEDLAATLSSAGIEPGPAELRQA, encoded by the coding sequence GTGGAGTGGGCGGTACCGGTCGCGGTGGCCGTCGGCCTGACGGTCGGCCTGGTCGCCGGGTTGCTGCTGCCCAGGGTGAGGTCGACGCGGCGTGGCCGAGCCGCGTCGGGTGCGACCGTCCGGTCCGGCAGGGATTCGATCTTCGGCAGGGGGAGGCCCACGATCGCCGACGACCACCAGGTCGAGGTCTCCGGACTCGGCCGCAGGACGATCGACTCGCTGCGGGCCGGTGTCGTGGTGCTCGGCCCCGACGACGTACCGGTGCTGGTGAACCCGGCCGCCCGGGCGATGGGTCTGCTGCGCGCGGGTGCCCGGCCCGGCACGATGGCCGCCCATCCGTTGATCCGTACCCTGGCCGGGCAGGTGCGGCGCACGGGCGTGCGGCGCGAGATCGAGCTGGACCTGCCGCGTGGCCGCGCCACCGCCGGCCCGGACCCGCTCGGCGTGCACCTGCGCGCGATGGGCATCGGCGGCGGGTTCGTCGCCGTCGAGGCGGCGGACGTGACCGAGTCGCACCGGCTGGCCCGGGTACGCCGGGACTTCGTGGCCAACGTCAGCCACGAGCTGAAGACGCCGATCGGTGCCCTGCAACTGCTCGCCGAGGCGCTGCTGGACGCCACCGAGCCGGCCGGTGCCGACGTGCCCGACCTGTCCGAGGACCTGGTGGCGGCGCGGCGGTTCGCCGAGCGGATCCAGCACGAGTCGACCCGGCTCGGCCGGCTGGTGCAGGAGCTGCTGGAGCTGACCCGGTTGCAGGGCGCCGAGCCGCAGCCGCCGCCGGAGCCGGTCACCGTGGAGTGGGTGTTCGCCGAGGTGCTGGACCGGACCCGGACCAGCGCCGCCGCCCGCCGGGTGGACGTGCAGGTGGAGGCGGAGCCCGGGTTGACCGTGCACGGCAGTGACACCCAGCTCGCCACGGCGGTGGCCAACCTGGTGGAGAACGCGATCAACTACTCCGCCGAGGAGACCGTCGTACGGGTGGTCGCCTGCGCGGCCGACGACGACATCCGGATCGCGGTGACCGACCAGGGCATCGGCATCGCCCCCAACGACGTCGACCGGATCTTCGAGCGGTTCTACCGCGCCGACCAGGCCCGCTCCCGCTCCACCGGCGGTACCGGGCTCGGGCTGGCCATCGTCAAGCACATCGCCAGCAACCATGGCGGACGGGTCGAGGTGTCCAGCACTCTTGGGGGTGGGTCGACGTTCACCCTCCGGTTGCCCGCCCGCCCCCCGGAGGACCTGGCGGCGACACTTTCGTCGGCTGGGATCGAACCCGGTCCGGCCGAGCTACGGCAGGCCTGA